In Paenibacillus sp. BIC5C1, a genomic segment contains:
- a CDS encoding Ppx/GppA phosphatase family protein, which translates to MTHNEILGIIDIGSNSIRLVIYELDQDGAYRIIHEDKYAARLSNVVEQDGTILRHSLDKAITILRQFRATCEAYQTKLIRAAATAAIRNAGNSPEIIGWLEAETGLTIECVSGDQEAYYGFLGVTQSIDLADGYVVDIGGGSTEITVFRDRKRLHSISLPIGAVNSHARYGGEDQWTEANVTALCNEVIQALSDEDWVTQHPGLPLIGLGGTMRTLAKVEQKRTQYSLPVTHHYEIGAEEMENIARSLPHLTSTQRKKVPGLAKDRADIIVPGVLILRTVFRIIQGDRYVVSGAGLRDGLLRDLLAGGKPVVPDALRDSIRNFIHFGPPIPEKRLNRIHHDALTLYTALKGSAPDPADARILYTVSMLHMAGKQINYFRYPQHSAYWIMNASIYGLSHRETILSAIAADYHPKKRTPQLLHKHKDILKDSDERHAHRLGSLLRVTEAINRSESITSIKATKENDSLQMQFICTAEPLLELSGLEEAVKDLQEAWGVTLTHSIQQASKE; encoded by the coding sequence ATGACACATAACGAAATTCTAGGAATCATCGATATCGGCTCCAATTCCATTCGTCTGGTTATTTATGAACTCGACCAGGATGGCGCCTATCGCATCATTCATGAAGACAAATATGCCGCTCGTCTAAGCAACGTGGTTGAACAAGACGGAACCATCCTGCGACATTCACTGGACAAAGCCATTACGATTTTGCGACAATTCAGGGCTACTTGCGAAGCATATCAAACCAAGCTTATTCGCGCTGCAGCTACGGCTGCCATTCGGAATGCAGGCAATTCCCCAGAAATTATAGGTTGGTTGGAAGCCGAGACGGGACTTACCATCGAATGTGTATCCGGTGATCAGGAAGCCTATTACGGTTTCCTAGGTGTCACTCAATCGATTGATCTGGCAGATGGTTATGTCGTGGATATTGGCGGTGGCAGTACCGAGATCACTGTATTCCGTGATCGAAAAAGACTGCACAGCATCTCTCTGCCTATTGGTGCGGTTAACTCACATGCCCGTTATGGTGGGGAAGATCAGTGGACCGAGGCAAATGTGACTGCGCTATGTAATGAGGTTATACAGGCATTAAGCGATGAGGATTGGGTTACACAGCATCCCGGACTACCTCTCATTGGACTTGGTGGCACCATGCGTACACTGGCCAAAGTAGAGCAGAAGAGAACACAATACTCATTACCGGTTACGCATCATTATGAAATCGGTGCAGAAGAGATGGAAAATATCGCTCGTTCTTTGCCACATCTAACCTCGACACAACGCAAGAAAGTACCCGGACTTGCCAAGGACCGTGCCGACATTATTGTTCCAGGTGTACTCATATTGCGGACGGTCTTCCGAATCATCCAGGGGGATCGTTATGTTGTGAGCGGAGCGGGATTACGGGATGGTTTGCTGAGGGATCTCCTTGCTGGAGGTAAGCCAGTCGTGCCAGATGCGCTGCGGGACAGCATTCGCAACTTCATTCATTTTGGTCCACCCATTCCGGAGAAACGCCTGAATCGGATTCATCATGATGCGCTTACCCTGTATACTGCCCTAAAAGGTAGTGCTCCCGATCCAGCGGATGCCCGAATTCTGTACACGGTCTCCATGCTTCACATGGCTGGAAAACAGATTAACTACTTCCGGTATCCGCAGCACTCGGCTTATTGGATCATGAATGCAAGCATTTACGGACTGTCTCACCGGGAGACCATCCTGAGTGCCATTGCAGCCGATTATCATCCAAAAAAAAGAACGCCCCAGCTGCTGCATAAGCACAAGGACATTCTCAAGGATTCGGACGAACGGCATGCACATCGCTTGGGCTCTCTGCTGCGCGTGACTGAAGCAATTAATCGATCTGAAAGTATTACTTCCATAAAAGCAACAAAAGAAAACGACTCGCTGCAGATGCAATTCATCTGTACAGCCGAGCCGTTACTGGAACTAAGCGGCCTTGAAGAGGCCGTAAAAGATTTACAGGAAGCTTGGGGAGTTACGTTAACGCACTCCATTCAGCAGGCTTCCAAGGAATAA
- the ppk1 gene encoding polyphosphate kinase 1, with the protein MHRDVKTGNYVNRDLSWVEFNRRVLQEAQDPTTPLLERMRFLGIVASNLDEFVSVRVAETKEKIKAGYTQKDFTGYTPAGLYRRLIKRTGTMVAEQYKTYRELIRLLAKKGVHFQEYTDLNMTQQRAMDQYFHEIIFPVLTPMAIDSSRPFPLVHNKSVYLSVMLQKEEEQEGEPFLAIVQVPSNLPRVVQVPLRANSKKKTFILIEDLIKHHIHTLFSGYVPLAVQEFRVTRNADLSINEEEAEDLLEAIEKELRRRRRGAPVRLEICRDFRPDALLELQEEFDIQDPVYEIDGPLDLSFLAGFVDSLDGFSHLKYSPVQPVYPLEFLPRESHFELLRKRDVLVHHPYESFEPVTDFIVEASEDPRVMAIKMTLYRVNGDSRLIPALAHAAESGKQVTVVVELKARFDEERNIAWARTLEKAGCHVVYGLVGLKTHAKIILVVRREQSGLRRYVHVGTGNYNESTAKVYTDVGLFTSNPIIGEDASELFNEITGYSGPKALQAFRVAPDGMKDELFALIRREREHAFKGRPSRIIAKINSLSHQDIIDELYLASQAGVQIDLIVRGVCCLRPGVEGLSENIRVISIVDRFLEHSRLFYFENSGNPDVYLSSADWMTRNLKRRIELMCPVFDPELKKMLVDILNLSLMDNVKARELMPGGNYVFVQNEKPPLRSQTEAMGIIPWKPAEWSALT; encoded by the coding sequence ATGCATAGAGATGTCAAAACAGGTAACTACGTTAACCGTGATTTAAGTTGGGTAGAATTCAATCGTCGTGTGCTTCAGGAGGCGCAAGATCCAACAACACCTCTGCTGGAACGCATGAGGTTCCTTGGTATTGTCGCCAGTAATCTGGACGAGTTCGTAAGTGTAAGGGTAGCGGAGACGAAAGAGAAGATCAAGGCTGGATATACGCAAAAGGATTTTACGGGCTACACCCCTGCCGGTTTGTACCGTAGATTGATTAAACGAACGGGGACCATGGTCGCCGAGCAATATAAAACTTATCGAGAGCTGATTCGTCTTCTCGCCAAGAAAGGCGTGCATTTTCAGGAATATACAGATCTGAATATGACCCAACAGCGAGCAATGGACCAGTACTTTCACGAGATCATTTTTCCCGTTTTAACACCGATGGCTATTGATTCGAGTCGGCCATTCCCACTGGTACACAATAAGTCTGTATATCTGTCCGTGATGCTGCAGAAGGAAGAAGAGCAGGAGGGTGAGCCATTTTTGGCTATCGTTCAGGTTCCCTCTAATCTGCCGCGGGTCGTTCAGGTACCTCTGCGGGCGAATAGCAAAAAGAAAACGTTCATTCTGATTGAGGATCTCATCAAGCATCATATTCACACCTTATTCAGCGGATATGTGCCGCTGGCTGTTCAGGAATTCAGAGTGACCCGCAATGCGGATCTTTCCATTAATGAAGAAGAAGCTGAGGATTTACTTGAGGCGATCGAGAAGGAGCTGCGGCGCAGACGCCGGGGAGCACCGGTACGATTGGAAATATGCAGGGATTTCCGCCCGGATGCGTTGCTAGAATTACAGGAAGAGTTTGATATTCAAGACCCTGTGTACGAAATTGATGGACCGCTGGATTTGAGCTTTCTGGCCGGGTTTGTAGATAGTTTGGATGGCTTCTCTCATCTGAAATATAGTCCGGTGCAGCCTGTGTATCCTCTGGAGTTCCTTCCCCGGGAAAGTCACTTCGAACTGCTGCGCAAACGGGACGTGCTTGTGCATCATCCATACGAATCGTTTGAGCCGGTAACGGACTTCATTGTGGAAGCTTCGGAAGATCCGCGCGTGATGGCGATCAAAATGACGTTATATCGGGTGAATGGGGATTCCCGTCTCATCCCCGCACTGGCTCATGCAGCCGAGAGCGGTAAACAGGTGACGGTTGTTGTTGAATTAAAAGCCAGATTTGATGAAGAACGGAACATTGCATGGGCCCGCACGCTGGAGAAGGCAGGTTGTCATGTCGTATATGGATTGGTCGGATTAAAGACTCATGCCAAAATTATTCTCGTTGTACGCAGGGAACAGAGTGGTCTGAGAAGGTACGTGCATGTTGGAACAGGTAACTATAATGAAAGTACAGCCAAAGTGTACACCGATGTAGGGCTGTTTACCTCCAATCCCATCATTGGCGAAGACGCATCGGAATTGTTTAATGAGATTACCGGATATTCAGGACCCAAAGCGCTGCAGGCATTCCGCGTTGCCCCTGACGGCATGAAGGATGAGCTGTTCGCGCTCATACGTCGGGAAAGGGAGCATGCCTTCAAGGGAAGACCGTCCAGAATTATTGCCAAAATCAATTCCTTATCCCATCAGGATATCATTGATGAATTGTATCTGGCATCTCAAGCTGGGGTACAGATTGATCTGATCGTGCGCGGTGTGTGCTGCTTGCGTCCAGGGGTAGAGGGGCTTAGCGAGAATATTCGGGTGATCAGCATCGTGGACCGGTTTCTGGAACACTCCAGACTGTTTTATTTTGAAAATAGCGGGAACCCGGATGTGTATCTGTCCAGCGCAGACTGGATGACCCGTAATTTGAAGCGGAGAATAGAACTGATGTGTCCCGTGTTTGATCCAGAGCTGAAGAAGATGTTGGTCGACATATTGAATCTGTCACTCATGGATAATGTGAAGGCAAGAGAGCTCATGCCTGGCGGCAATTATGTTTTTGTACAAAATGAAAAACCCCCGCTGAGAAGTCAGACGGAGGCGATGGGCATTATTCCTTGGAAGCCTGCTGAATGGAGTGCGTTAACGTAA